From a single Glycine soja cultivar W05 chromosome 19, ASM419377v2, whole genome shotgun sequence genomic region:
- the LOC114399456 gene encoding uncharacterized protein LOC114399456 codes for MNDWAPPLIAAALFWLLSPGMIFQLPGKNAPFQFMNMKTTVASMFVHTVIYGLFLMLFFVVLSIHLYI; via the coding sequence GGCTCCTCCTCTCATAGCTGCGGCTTTGTTTTGGCTCTTGAGCCCGGGAATGATCTTTCAGTTGCCGGGGAAGAATGCACCCTTTCAGTTTATGAACATGAAGACCACTGTTGCATCCATGTTTGTGCACACTGTTATTTATGGTCTGTTTCTGATGTTGTTCTTCGTTGTTCTTAGTATCCATCTTTATATTTAA